The Christiangramia forsetii KT0803 DNA segment CTTATATGGTCAAGTATACTTCAGATCGGGAGATTGATTTTGAAAAATCGCTGGATAGTATTTTGGATACTATTAATTCTTCCATGAGTACTTATATTACAAAATCTGATATTTCCCGAATCAATAGGGGTGATTCTACTGTAAAAGTAGATAAACACTTTGTAAAGGTATTTAATGCTTCAGATAAGATATTTAGGGAGAGTAACGGCTTCTTTGATCCTACGGTAGGAGTTCTTGTTAATGCATATGGATTTGGCCCTGAGAAGCCGGTTAAGCAGATAGATAGTATAAAATTGGATTCACTACGAAATTTAGTGGGCTTCAATAAAATCAGGTTAAATGAGGATGGTAGGGTTCTAAAAGATAATCCTGCTATTTATCTTGATTTTAATGCAATCGCCAAAGGCTATACGATAGATGTGATCGCAGAATATCTGGAAGCTAATAATGTTGAAAATTACCTTATCGAACTTGGGGGTGAACTCAGGGCATCGGGAAAGAACCTCAAGAGTGATTCAGACTGGGTGGTAGGGATTGATAATATAAGCGGTACACGAAAACCTGATAATTTTCAGGCTAAAGTAACTTTATCTAATGCTGCCATGGCGACTTCCGGGAATTATAGAAAGTATCGAACCGATTCTTTGACAGGGCAGAAATTTGTACATACTATTAATCCAATAACGGGAAAAGCTGAAAGAAGCAATTTGCTTAGTGCCTCGGTGATTGCTGAGAATTGTATGTTAGCAGATGGATACGCAACAGCTTTTATGGCACTTGGGTTTGATAAAACCAGGAAGTTGCTTAAAGACCTGGATGGGGTAGAGGCGTATATTCTTTATTCTTCTAAAGAAGGTCAAATAAAGGTTTTTAATACTTCCGGTTTTCAAAAGCTTATTCTGGAATAATTACTTATAGCATACTGGTATAATCTCCCCTTTGGCGAGAC contains these protein-coding regions:
- a CDS encoding FAD:protein FMN transferase, with amino-acid sequence MKRITFLLLSVLVLVSCNSKSEVESHIYTGEALGTTYMVKYTSDREIDFEKSLDSILDTINSSMSTYITKSDISRINRGDSTVKVDKHFVKVFNASDKIFRESNGFFDPTVGVLVNAYGFGPEKPVKQIDSIKLDSLRNLVGFNKIRLNEDGRVLKDNPAIYLDFNAIAKGYTIDVIAEYLEANNVENYLIELGGELRASGKNLKSDSDWVVGIDNISGTRKPDNFQAKVTLSNAAMATSGNYRKYRTDSLTGQKFVHTINPITGKAERSNLLSASVIAENCMLADGYATAFMALGFDKTRKLLKDLDGVEAYILYSSKEGQIKVFNTSGFQKLILE